One genomic window of Quercus robur chromosome 6, dhQueRobu3.1, whole genome shotgun sequence includes the following:
- the LOC126732641 gene encoding protein JINGUBANG yields the protein MMSIMRSTSKGRRVFTEDNSNKRGQKFDRLKNSERDLEVEEDKLIIHRRGHSDTSAGPTSPPRFDVDTDPLMVLDTAGPYDLSNTNSPFTRSPWSRHMNSSSPPPPPPRATPPSPPHHYSHSADESNASPNALIGSLIREEGHIYSLAVAGELLYTGSDSKNIRVWKDRQEFSSFKANYGLVKAIVVGGDKVFTGHNDGKIRVWKVSKKNGGIHKRIDTIPTLKDYLKGSMNPKNFADDQRRSRKVLWSKHYDAISSLGLSDDGTFLYSASWDKTFKVWRVSDFKCLESINAHDDAVNSLVVSLDGLVFTGSADGTVKVWRRELQGKGTKHFFSQTLLKQECAVTALAVNFPEVTFLYAGSSDGIVNFWDTEKSLSHGGDLKGHKLAVLCLATAENLVFSGSADMGICVWKRSEEAEHTCLSVLTGHTGPVKCLAVEKDPESTSTEQRWIVYSGSLDKSVKAWKVSDQAPTMANNKDDEQHNSKPTVNTAPGFSSRGKMGSRR from the coding sequence ATGATGAGTATAATGAGAAGCACATCAAAAGGACGCCGCGTATTCACAGAAGATAATAGCAACAAACGTGGACAGAAATTCGACAGGCTAAAGAACTCCGAAAGAGATCTCGAGGTCGAAGAAGATAAGCTTATTATTCATCGTCGTGGACACAGCGATACTTCTGCAGGGCCAACGAGTCCACCTCGCTTCGATGTTGACACCGACCCTCTAATGGTGTTGGACACTGCTGGTCCCTACGATTTGTCCAATACTAATTCTCCTTTCACCAGGTCTCCTTGGTCACGTCACATGAATTCTtcatctcctcctcctcctcctcctcgtGCTACTCCTCCTTCACCTCCTCATCATTATTCTCACTCTGCTGATGAAAGTAATGCCTCACCAAACGCATTGATCGGCTCGCTGATTCGTGAGGAAGGTCATATATACTCGCTGGCCGTGGCTGGCGAGTTGTTGTACACGGGGTCAGATAGCAAGAACATTCGGGTTTGGAAGGATCGGCAAGAGTTCTCGTCATTCAAAGCGAATTATGGGTTGGTTAAAGCGATTGTGGTTGGTGGGGATAAGGTGTTTACGGGTCATAATGATGGGAAGATTCGAGTTTGGAAAGTGTCTAAAAAGAATGGAGGCATTCACAAACGCATAGATACTATACCAACTCTGAAGGATTATCTCAAAGGCTCAATGAATCCGAAGAATTTCGCAGACGATCAGAGACGTAGTCGTAAAGTGTTATGGAGCAAACACTACGATGCCATCTCGAGCCTTGGCTTGAGCGATGATGGAACCTTTCTTTACTCAGCTTCATGGGACAAAACGTTTAAAGTGTGGCGAGTCTCGGACTTCAAGTGTTTAGAATCAATCAATGCTCACGATGATGCTGTTAACTCCTTGGTTGTGAGCCTCGATGGCTTAGTATTCACAGGCTCAGCTGATGGTACCGTGAAGGTTTGGCGTAGAGAGTTACAAGGGAAAGGAACAAAGCATTTCTTTTCACAGACGTTGCTGAAGCAAGAGTGTGCGGTGACAGCATTGGCGGTGAACTTCCCTGAGGTCACATTTCTTTACGCTGGCTCATCAGATGGGATTGTTAATTTCTGGGACACTGAGAAGTCTCTCTCGCACGGTGGCGATTTGAAAGGCCATAAATTGGCAGTGTTATGCTTAGCCACAGCTGAGAATTTAGTGTTCAGTGGCTCCGCTGACATGGGGATATGCGTGTGGAAGAGATCGGAGGAAGCAGAGCACACATGCTTGTCAGTGTTAACGGGGCACACCGGTCCCGTTAAGTGTTTGGCTGTGGAAAAGGATCCTGAATCCACATCCACCGAGCAACGGTGGATTGTGTATAGTGGCAGTTTGGACAAGTCCGTGAAGGCATGGAAGGTTTCGGATCAAGCACCTACAATGGCAAATAATAAGGACGATGAACAACACAACAGTAAGCCCACTGTTAACACAGCTCCAGGCTTCTCCTCTCGTGGCAAAATGGGCTCAAGAAGATAA